The Desulfomicrobium orale DSM 12838 genome includes a window with the following:
- the cbiD gene encoding cobalt-precorrin-5B (C(1))-methyltransferase CbiD, whose protein sequence is MSLRTGFTTGTAAAAAAKAAALHLLTGAAPRRVDVPLPVGGRLDISILESGLKNETAESAVKKDGGDDPDVTHGAVIRARVSSRNGTEILLSGGSGVGVVTRPGLPVPVGQHAINPAPRAQILRALDEARSEAGKSAAGLAVEIRVDDGEKLAARTFNPRLGIVGGISILGTRGTVKPFSHWAYQATIRQCLDVLLACGLSPCLTTGGRSERFLRLAEPGIAETACVQVADFFSFSMREAGKRRFSHVLWGIFFGKLVKHAQGYRYTHARESNLDLRALAAWCAQCGFDEAACARVAGANTARQVLEDLAGYPQASGLYALLADRARVCARRFSGTDMRVDYLLFDFSGRVLHDTREAA, encoded by the coding sequence ATGAGCCTGCGCACAGGCTTCACCACCGGCACCGCCGCGGCCGCAGCCGCCAAGGCCGCAGCCCTTCATCTGCTGACAGGCGCTGCGCCCAGACGCGTCGATGTGCCTCTGCCTGTGGGCGGCCGGCTGGACATATCCATTCTGGAAAGCGGCCTGAAGAACGAAACGGCCGAAAGCGCCGTCAAGAAGGACGGCGGAGACGATCCCGACGTCACGCACGGTGCGGTGATCCGGGCCAGAGTATCGTCCCGGAACGGGACGGAAATCCTTCTTTCCGGGGGCAGCGGCGTGGGTGTGGTCACCCGTCCGGGGCTTCCCGTGCCCGTGGGCCAGCACGCCATCAATCCGGCGCCCAGGGCGCAGATTCTGCGGGCTCTGGACGAGGCCCGAAGCGAAGCCGGAAAATCCGCCGCCGGACTGGCTGTGGAAATCCGGGTGGACGATGGCGAAAAACTGGCCGCCAGGACATTCAATCCGCGTCTGGGCATCGTGGGCGGCATTTCCATTCTGGGCACGCGGGGCACGGTCAAGCCTTTCAGCCACTGGGCCTATCAGGCCACCATCCGGCAATGTCTGGACGTTCTGCTGGCCTGCGGTCTGTCCCCGTGCCTGACCACTGGCGGGCGCAGCGAGCGTTTTCTGCGGCTGGCCGAACCCGGCATCGCCGAGACGGCCTGCGTCCAGGTGGCGGATTTTTTCTCCTTCTCCATGCGCGAAGCGGGTAAACGCAGATTTTCCCATGTGCTGTGGGGAATTTTCTTCGGCAAGCTGGTCAAACACGCGCAGGGGTACCGCTACACGCATGCCAGAGAATCGAACCTGGATCTGCGCGCTCTGGCCGCATGGTGCGCCCAATGCGGATTTGACGAGGCCGCGTGCGCCAGGGTGGCCGGGGCCAACACCGCCCGGCAGGTACTGGAAGATCTGGCCGGATACCCTCAAGCCTCCGGACTTTACGCGCTGCTGGCGGACCGCGCCCGCGTCTGTGCCCGGAGATTTTCGGGAACGGACATGCGCGTGGACTATCTGCTCTTCGATTTTTCGGGCCGAGTTCTGCACGACACCAGGGAGGCGGCATGA
- a CDS encoding cobyrinate a,c-diamide synthase, whose product MPKAIVVAGTSSGCGKTSVALGLMKALARRGLTVQGFKSGPDFIDPGLHRMATGLPSHNLDGWMLPEEEVRRVFRRNHDGCDISVIEGGMGLFDGLSGLSEEGSTAQLAKILDVPVLLVAGVQGMARSVAALVKGYAEFDPALALHSVLFNMAGSPVHCQLLTQAMEVLPHIRVLGCLPRQETLHLPSRHLGLVTAEELDRREERLEALADWVEGSLDLDALLEALPDVSGPSVTDGGARIPEVRIGYARDRAFCFYYEENLRRLRQAGAELVPFSPLEDVNLPPALNGLYLGGGYPEAHAERLSGNGPMREKILAFCRSGKPVYAECGGFMYLMRSITDREGREFPMAGVFDFSCSMRERYQALGYREVEFAAPVFFGAAGTRGRGHEFHYSHQEGSDPAAVEAYRSLDRGGQPRGGGYLKHNCLASYTHLHFGSNPELAERFVEACRA is encoded by the coding sequence ATGCCCAAAGCCATCGTCGTTGCCGGAACTTCCAGCGGATGCGGCAAGACCTCCGTCGCCCTCGGCCTGATGAAAGCCCTCGCCCGCAGGGGCCTGACCGTGCAGGGTTTCAAGTCCGGCCCGGATTTCATCGATCCGGGTCTGCACCGCATGGCCACCGGCCTGCCCAGCCACAATCTGGACGGCTGGATGCTCCCGGAAGAGGAAGTGCGCCGCGTGTTCCGCCGCAATCACGACGGCTGCGACATTTCCGTCATTGAAGGGGGCATGGGTCTGTTCGACGGCCTGAGCGGCCTGAGCGAAGAGGGTTCCACGGCCCAACTGGCCAAAATTCTGGATGTGCCCGTGCTGCTCGTGGCCGGAGTTCAGGGCATGGCCCGTTCCGTGGCAGCTCTGGTCAAGGGCTACGCCGAATTCGACCCGGCGCTCGCCCTGCACTCGGTGCTGTTCAACATGGCCGGAAGCCCGGTTCATTGCCAGCTGCTGACCCAGGCCATGGAGGTGCTGCCGCACATCCGCGTGCTGGGCTGCCTGCCCAGACAGGAGACTCTGCATCTGCCGTCTCGGCATCTGGGTCTGGTCACGGCCGAAGAGCTGGACCGCCGCGAGGAGCGCCTGGAGGCTCTGGCGGACTGGGTGGAAGGCTCCCTCGATCTGGACGCCTTGCTGGAAGCCCTGCCCGACGTGTCCGGCCCGTCAGTCACGGACGGCGGGGCCAGGATTCCGGAAGTTCGCATCGGCTACGCCAGGGACAGGGCCTTCTGTTTTTACTACGAGGAGAATCTGCGCCGCCTGCGCCAGGCCGGAGCCGAACTGGTGCCCTTTTCGCCTCTGGAGGATGTGAACCTGCCCCCGGCCCTGAACGGCCTGTATCTGGGGGGCGGTTACCCCGAAGCCCACGCCGAACGGCTGTCCGGCAACGGACCCATGCGCGAAAAAATCCTGGCTTTCTGCCGGAGCGGCAAGCCAGTGTACGCCGAATGCGGCGGATTCATGTATCTGATGCGGTCCATCACGGACCGCGAGGGCCGGGAATTTCCCATGGCCGGAGTGTTCGATTTCTCCTGCTCCATGCGGGAGCGATACCAGGCTCTGGGTTACCGGGAGGTCGAATTCGCCGCTCCTGTTTTTTTCGGCGCGGCCGGAACCAGAGGGCGCGGGCACGAGTTTCACTATTCCCATCAGGAAGGCTCCGATCCGGCGGCCGTCGAGGCATACCGCTCCCTGGACCGTGGCGGCCAGCCGCGCGGCGGCGGCTATCTCAAACACAACTGCCTGGCTTCGTACACGCACCTGCATTTTGGCTCCAACCCGGAGCTGGCCGAAAGATTCGTGGAGGCCTGCCGGGCATGA
- the cobI gene encoding precorrin-2 C(20)-methyltransferase, which yields MNGHLYGIGVGPGDPELLTMKAARILGCVDLILAASSTKNEGSLALDIARPHLSPGAEIISLGFPMTRSGDALRAAWEENARLVLAELEKGRDAAFLTLGDPMLYSTFAYLLRTLRGLAPDQSVTVVPGITSFQAAAAATETVLAEGSENLLVLPGIREASGLRRSVEGADNAVILKSYTNFAAIREELRTFPPETHCVFASKVGMKDQLIARSLDQAPEDPAYLSLLLLTRKR from the coding sequence ATGAACGGCCATCTCTACGGCATCGGCGTCGGCCCCGGCGACCCGGAACTTCTGACCATGAAGGCCGCCCGCATCCTGGGCTGCGTGGATCTGATCCTCGCCGCATCGTCCACCAAAAACGAGGGGTCTCTGGCCCTCGATATCGCCCGGCCCCATCTGTCGCCCGGAGCCGAAATCATAAGCCTGGGATTTCCCATGACCAGATCAGGGGACGCCCTGCGCGCCGCCTGGGAAGAAAACGCCCGCCTGGTTCTGGCCGAGCTGGAAAAAGGCCGGGACGCCGCATTTCTGACCCTGGGCGATCCGATGCTCTATTCCACCTTCGCCTATCTGCTGCGTACCCTGCGCGGTCTGGCGCCGGACCAGTCCGTGACCGTGGTGCCGGGCATAACGTCTTTCCAGGCGGCGGCCGCGGCTACGGAAACCGTACTGGCCGAAGGTTCCGAAAATCTTCTCGTCCTGCCGGGCATCCGCGAGGCCAGCGGTCTGCGGCGCAGCGTGGAGGGCGCGGACAACGCCGTCATCCTGAAGTCCTATACCAATTTCGCGGCCATCCGGGAGGAATTGCGCACTTTTCCGCCGGAAACCCATTGCGTTTTCGCCTCGAAGGTAGGCATGAAGGACCAGCTTATCGCCCGCAGCCTGGATCAGGCCCCCGAAGACCCGGCCTATCTGTCTCTGCTGCTTCTGACCCGGAAACGCTAA
- a CDS encoding TonB-dependent receptor domain-containing protein has product MKKPLIVLAALLLFASWAAAEEKMAANASQSKERELVLDPVTVVGTRTEMTESKYPGSVGVLSSKDLVQSPNLIQNLSRIPGFETGGDRGRSIGEQFTIRGFGYQSEERVIIKQDDIRRSASMFSNHISTFRTDPDILREVEVVKGSSSISHGGGAIGGVVGMTTKDARDFLLPGQTAGAQVKGRYDHNNHYSGSVALYGIPFDERYELLLFYKNGHNGDIRMAESGNPDTDFNEYFYTLFLKGAVNITESQKITTSFFKINQDVDTVWQSLYHSEYPDDGAVTGIVGQQDFIVKYEYSPEDIPFVDLALSGYHSYGYYDRTADYKSRRLLIDYKNEDKIYGLTLKNKSILSLGPVRQEILLGADYSRREEDARHLSNGKKSDFGSMPNAYNDFGVYAQDEIYFFDDRLMLLLGGRYDRFARSVDSNDDKYVEGRFSPRVGASLEIFSGFSLLANYSEAFRAPTPHETSSNGPLNPHYWYLPNSDLKPEISKEYEAGFSYVAEGLFGTDLDLFAKAMYFEGRIEDMISFETLPERGMSPDNSPYGTYKNIDRAKRRGLEGTLRMAFRGLNMDASYEHLKQYDAETGRNVPNTFADKVRLGLAYTFDGLDLTIGGDVSYWFKPKQNPDSRVFGRKRYYYARDDYTICNLLLKWEPHSTGLKYLDGSTEVALGVNNIFDHRYLNAREYEDTGRSGKGRNIFLSLTKKF; this is encoded by the coding sequence ATGAAAAAACCTTTGATTGTTCTGGCGGCGCTCTTGCTCTTCGCATCCTGGGCCGCCGCCGAGGAGAAAATGGCTGCCAACGCAAGCCAGAGCAAAGAACGGGAACTTGTGCTGGACCCTGTGACCGTGGTCGGTACGCGCACCGAAATGACCGAATCCAAATACCCGGGATCGGTCGGCGTGCTCTCGTCCAAGGATCTGGTCCAGAGTCCCAACCTCATCCAGAATCTGTCCCGCATTCCCGGCTTTGAAACCGGCGGCGACAGGGGCCGGAGCATCGGCGAGCAGTTCACCATCCGCGGTTTCGGCTACCAGTCCGAAGAACGCGTGATCATCAAGCAGGACGACATCCGGCGTTCGGCCTCCATGTTCTCCAACCACATCTCCACCTTCCGGACCGATCCGGACATTCTGCGCGAAGTGGAAGTGGTCAAGGGGTCATCTTCCATCTCCCACGGCGGTGGCGCCATCGGCGGTGTGGTGGGCATGACCACCAAGGACGCGCGGGATTTCCTCCTGCCGGGACAGACCGCCGGAGCCCAGGTCAAGGGGCGCTATGACCACAACAACCATTACAGTGGCTCCGTGGCCCTTTACGGCATTCCCTTTGATGAACGCTACGAACTGCTTCTCTTCTACAAAAATGGGCACAACGGGGATATCCGCATGGCGGAATCCGGCAATCCGGACACGGATTTCAACGAATACTTCTATACCCTGTTTCTGAAAGGTGCCGTCAACATCACGGAAAGCCAGAAAATAACGACGTCATTCTTCAAGATAAATCAGGATGTGGATACTGTATGGCAGTCCCTCTATCACAGTGAGTACCCCGACGACGGAGCGGTGACGGGAATCGTCGGGCAGCAGGACTTCATCGTCAAATACGAGTATTCACCTGAGGACATACCGTTCGTCGATCTGGCCCTCAGCGGATACCATTCATACGGATATTACGATAGAACGGCGGATTACAAATCCAGAAGGCTCCTTATCGACTACAAAAATGAAGACAAGATATACGGTCTGACGCTGAAAAACAAATCCATCCTCTCTCTTGGTCCTGTCCGCCAGGAAATACTGCTTGGAGCGGACTATTCCCGCCGGGAGGAAGACGCCCGGCATCTGAGTAACGGCAAGAAAAGCGATTTCGGCTCCATGCCCAACGCATATAATGATTTCGGCGTATACGCTCAGGATGAAATCTACTTCTTCGACGACAGACTGATGCTGCTTCTGGGCGGACGTTACGACCGCTTCGCCCGGAGCGTGGATAGTAACGACGATAAATACGTCGAGGGCCGCTTTTCCCCGCGCGTCGGAGCTTCTCTTGAGATCTTCTCCGGCTTCAGTCTGCTGGCCAACTATTCCGAAGCCTTCAGGGCCCCGACACCGCATGAGACCTCATCCAACGGTCCCCTCAATCCGCATTACTGGTACCTGCCCAATTCCGACCTGAAACCGGAGATCTCCAAGGAATACGAGGCGGGATTCTCCTATGTAGCTGAAGGACTCTTCGGAACGGACCTCGATCTCTTTGCCAAGGCCATGTATTTCGAGGGCCGCATCGAGGACATGATTTCCTTCGAGACCCTGCCCGAACGCGGCATGTCTCCCGACAATTCCCCCTACGGGACCTACAAGAATATCGACCGGGCCAAACGGCGCGGGCTGGAGGGCACCCTCCGCATGGCGTTCCGGGGCCTGAACATGGACGCCAGCTACGAACACCTGAAGCAGTATGACGCCGAAACCGGCCGGAACGTGCCCAACACCTTCGCCGACAAGGTCCGGCTGGGTCTGGCCTACACTTTCGACGGGCTGGATCTGACCATCGGCGGTGACGTATCGTACTGGTTTAAACCCAAACAGAATCCGGACAGCAGGGTCTTCGGCAGAAAGCGCTACTATTATGCCCGGGACGACTACACCATCTGCAATCTGCTGCTCAAATGGGAACCGCACAGCACCGGCCTTAAGTATCTGGACGGCTCCACGGAAGTGGCGCTGGGCGTGAACAACATCTTCGACCACCGTTACCTGAACGCCCGGGAATACGAAGACACAGGCAGAAGCGGCAAAGGCCGGAACATCTTCCTCAGCCTGACAAAGAAGTTCTGA
- a CDS encoding AraC family transcriptional regulator — translation MNSSDTYRKKIQRVLRYIEQHPDEITDLDTLARVAHFSPFHFHRIFTGLVGESVAAYVRRLTLQRAASRLSYSRERITDIAFEAGYESLEAFTRAFRAAFGVSPSRYRKEGGSLTFSVRKEIAPYPFYHTNPEVSPMEVQIKTVEPVLVAALRHVGPYEACGPAWERLHEILHPAGLWTKDAVAYGISYDDPDTTPAGKCRMDVCLTLPGGIDTNTPELVRLSQTTELFTQYVGGGEHACVLVKGPYTLLHPAYRSLFGEWFPQSGREPGDGMGFEAYYNDPGSTPPEELLTEIFIPLKPRTTAG, via the coding sequence ATGAACAGCAGCGATACATACCGGAAAAAAATCCAGCGGGTACTGCGTTACATTGAGCAGCACCCTGACGAAATAACGGATCTCGACACGCTGGCCCGTGTCGCCCACTTCTCTCCATTCCATTTTCACCGGATCTTCACGGGTCTGGTCGGGGAAAGCGTCGCGGCCTATGTGCGCAGGCTGACCCTGCAGAGGGCTGCGAGTCGCCTGTCATACTCGCGGGAACGCATCACCGATATAGCGTTCGAAGCGGGATATGAAAGCCTGGAAGCGTTCACGCGGGCATTTCGGGCTGCGTTCGGAGTTTCGCCGTCACGTTACCGGAAAGAAGGCGGCTCCCTGACCTTTTCCGTCAGAAAGGAGATTGCGCCCTACCCTTTTTATCACACCAACCCGGAGGTCAGCCCTATGGAAGTTCAGATCAAAACCGTCGAACCCGTTCTTGTCGCCGCGCTGCGCCACGTCGGACCGTATGAGGCCTGCGGCCCGGCATGGGAGCGCCTGCACGAAATTCTGCATCCAGCAGGGCTTTGGACAAAGGACGCCGTGGCTTACGGCATTTCATACGACGATCCCGATACCACGCCGGCCGGGAAATGCCGTATGGACGTCTGCCTTACCCTTCCCGGGGGTATCGACACCAATACGCCCGAACTCGTCAGGCTGTCGCAGACAACGGAACTGTTCACCCAGTATGTGGGCGGCGGAGAACATGCCTGCGTGCTGGTAAAGGGACCGTACACTCTGCTGCATCCGGCCTATCGTTCCCTGTTTGGAGAATGGTTCCCGCAAAGCGGCAGGGAGCCCGGCGACGGCATGGGCTTCGAGGCCTACTACAACGATCCGGGCAGCACTCCGCCGGAAGAGCTGCTGACGGAGATCTTCATCCCCCTGAAGCCACGCACGACAGCCGGATAA
- a CDS encoding ATP-dependent 6-phosphofructokinase → MDHAPAFNTSIPTLGSCRVDNPLPYCRYVDDSSKMPLYLSDEIIEMPDGQNIACEFEEAGPRKRIYFDPPKTKCAIVTCGGLCPGINDVIRAIVMSAHHNYHCAGTFGIRYGLQGFIPRYRHEIMELTPDSVREIHEFGGTILASSRGPQPPEEVVDALERMNISILFMIGGDGTMKAAQAVTGEVLRRGLKIAVVGIPKTIDNDINFVTRSFGFDTAVEKATEAIRCAHIEALGAPGGVGMVKLMGRESGFIAAQASLALKEVNFVLVPEAPFELHGPDGFLAQLKSRLELRQHAVVVVAEGAGQELCRVDNGHDPSGNPILGDICDVLRMEIRKYFGSINFPYNLKYIDPSYIIRSVPANANDRTYCGFLGQHAVHAAMAGKTGMVVSRLQDRYLYLPLELVTAKRRKLNIRSNYWRSVMESTGQPQGMFNCAPKAETP, encoded by the coding sequence ATGGATCACGCACCCGCCTTCAATACATCCATTCCAACCCTGGGCTCCTGCCGAGTCGACAATCCCCTGCCCTACTGCCGGTACGTGGATGACTCATCCAAGATGCCGCTGTATCTGTCCGACGAGATCATCGAGATGCCCGACGGCCAGAACATCGCCTGCGAGTTCGAGGAAGCCGGCCCCCGGAAGCGGATATATTTCGATCCGCCCAAGACCAAATGCGCCATCGTCACCTGTGGCGGCCTGTGCCCCGGCATCAACGACGTGATCCGGGCCATCGTCATGAGCGCCCACCACAACTACCACTGCGCCGGGACCTTCGGCATCCGCTACGGCCTGCAGGGCTTCATCCCCAGGTACCGCCACGAAATCATGGAGCTCACGCCGGACAGCGTCCGCGAAATCCACGAATTCGGCGGAACCATCCTGGCCTCCTCACGCGGGCCACAGCCGCCGGAAGAAGTGGTGGACGCTCTGGAACGCATGAACATCTCCATTCTGTTCATGATCGGGGGCGACGGCACCATGAAGGCCGCGCAGGCCGTAACCGGCGAAGTGCTCCGGCGTGGCCTCAAGATCGCCGTGGTGGGCATCCCGAAGACCATCGACAACGACATCAACTTCGTGACCCGCTCCTTCGGCTTCGACACGGCCGTGGAAAAAGCCACCGAAGCCATCCGCTGCGCCCACATAGAAGCCCTGGGCGCTCCGGGCGGCGTGGGCATGGTCAAGCTCATGGGCCGGGAATCGGGATTCATCGCGGCCCAGGCCAGCCTGGCCCTGAAGGAAGTCAATTTCGTGCTGGTGCCCGAGGCGCCTTTCGAACTCCACGGCCCCGACGGTTTCCTGGCCCAGCTCAAAAGCCGCCTGGAACTGCGTCAGCACGCCGTGGTCGTGGTGGCCGAAGGCGCGGGGCAGGAGCTGTGCCGCGTGGACAACGGACACGACCCTTCGGGCAATCCCATTCTGGGCGACATCTGCGACGTGCTGCGCATGGAAATCAGAAAATATTTCGGCTCCATCAATTTTCCCTACAATCTCAAATATATCGATCCGAGCTACATCATCCGCTCCGTCCCGGCCAACGCCAACGACCGCACCTACTGCGGATTTCTGGGGCAGCACGCCGTGCACGCGGCCATGGCGGGCAAGACGGGCATGGTCGTGTCCAGACTTCAGGACCGCTATCTCTACCTGCCCCTGGAACTGGTCACGGCCAAACGCCGCAAGCTCAACATCCGTTCCAACTACTGGCGTTCGGTGATGGAATCCACAGGGCAGCCCCAAGGCATGTTCAACTGCGCACCCAAGGCGGAAACTCCATGA